The stretch of DNA GAGTAGCGGCCCAGATCCTCGCCCAGCGTCGCGTCGCGCCAGCTGTTGCCGTTGTCCAGCGAGACCTGCACCTTGTCGATGCCGGCGCCGCCATCGAACGCGATGCCCTTGAGCATCACGTCGGTGGCGCGCGGCAGTACGTCGCCGGGGGCGACGCTGGTGATGAAACTGCGCACCGGCAACGTCGAGATCGGCAGGGTTTTCGCTGCCGCCGTGCCGGGCGCCACGCAGAAACAGTCGTTGTCGGGCACGCGATAGCCCTTGCTCATGAAGAAGCCGTCGAAGGTCTGGTCGATCACCTCGATCTCGCTCAGGTGCTTGACCCAATAGGTGCCGAAATAGCCCGGCACCACCAGACGAATCGGGTAGCCGTTGAGGAAGGGCAGGTCACTGCCGTTCATTGACCAGGCAATCAGCGGCTCGCCGTCCGTGGCATGGCGGATGTCCAGCGCCTTGATGAACTCGGGCGTGCTCGGCAGCACCGGTTTGTCCAGCCCGCGAAAGGTTACCTGACGCGCCTCGGGCCTGACGCCGGCCTTGTCCAGCAGCGCCTTGAGCGGCACCCCGAGCCAGCGTGCATTGCCCATGGAGCCGTTGCCCAATTGCGCGCCGAACACCCGTGGCGTCGAGAAACCACGGCTGTTGCCCGAACATTGGTTGACTGCAACCACTTCCACCGGCGGGGCCAGAGCCTTGAGCTGCGCGAGCGACAGCGACAGCGGTGTGTCGACCGAGCCCTTGACCGTCAGCCGGTAAGTGTCCGGATCGATACTGAGCGGAAAGTTTGCCAAGTGGTAGCGGACGAAAAATGCATCGTTGGGCGTGAGCGGGCCTTCATTAAATACGCTGAAGGGTGTTTCAAGGTGCGGTGGGCGGGTGGTGACAAGAATCAGCGGTCGTTTCTGCGGATATTGCACCCGCGGACGCGGACCGGCGGCGAAGGTCACTTGCTCGGCATTCGGCTCCGCCGCGCTGGCGAGTCGGGCCAGCGGTGAGGCAGCCAGCGTCAGGGCCAGGGCGTCACGCATCAGGCGTCGACGGCTCGGGTTGCAGTCGTCCTTCATGGAGTTCTCTCTTGTTGTGGGTGATCGGTATCGATCCCCTCAACACTAGCCGCCTCGCGAAAGCTGTCGCTTTTCATTGCACGTCAGAGGCTTCGCATTTGACGACAGACCCGCCATCACTGGGCCTTGCCGCAAATTTGTCATGAAATGAAAAGTCATTGTCGTCTGATGCGAAGCGACCCGGCGGCGGCAGTCCTACAGTCCAGTCAACGCCCAACGAGGCAGCCCGCCAATCTTGCAGGGAGAATAAGAAAACATGGCCAAAGCCATACGCTTTCACGAAACCG from Pseudomonas sp. P8_229 encodes:
- a CDS encoding molybdopterin-dependent oxidoreductase translates to MKDDCNPSRRRLMRDALALTLAASPLARLASAAEPNAEQVTFAAGPRPRVQYPQKRPLILVTTRPPHLETPFSVFNEGPLTPNDAFFVRYHLANFPLSIDPDTYRLTVKGSVDTPLSLSLAQLKALAPPVEVVAVNQCSGNSRGFSTPRVFGAQLGNGSMGNARWLGVPLKALLDKAGVRPEARQVTFRGLDKPVLPSTPEFIKALDIRHATDGEPLIAWSMNGSDLPFLNGYPIRLVVPGYFGTYWVKHLSEIEVIDQTFDGFFMSKGYRVPDNDCFCVAPGTAAAKTLPISTLPVRSFITSVAPGDVLPRATDVMLKGIAFDGGAGIDKVQVSLDNGNSWRDATLGEDLGRYSFREWTLTVTFSDPGVTPLSVRASNRAGEVQPLQADWNPGGYRRHAVETLHVTVA